The Dasypus novemcinctus isolate mDasNov1 chromosome 22, mDasNov1.1.hap2, whole genome shotgun sequence genomic sequence GAGGCCTTACTCTTGGGCATGATGGCCTTGGACCGCTTTGTGGCTATCTGCAAACCACTTCATTACACTGTCATCATGAATCATTGGCTCTGCATCCAGATGGCCAGCATAATCTGGGTCATTGGTTTCTTCCATGCCCTACTGCACTCCATAATGACCTCTCGCTTGAACTTCTGTGGTTCCAACCATATCCATCACTTCTTCTGTGATATTAAGCCATTGCTGGAACTGGCCTGTGGGAACATTGACCTCAACCAATGGCTGCTTAATACTGTCACAGGCACCATTGCTATGGGCCCGTTCTTTCTGACACTTCTCTCCTATTTTTACATTCTCATCTATCTCTTCTACAAGACTTATTCTTGCAGTGTGCTTCAGAAAGCACTGTCCACCTGTGCCTCCCACTTCATGGTTGTTATTCTTTTCTATGCTCCTGTTCTCTTCACCTACATTCGTCCTGCTTCAGGCAGCTCCATGGACCAGGATGCAGTCATTGCCATAATGTACAGTGTGGTCACTCCTGTATTAAATCCACTGATCTATACCTTGAggaacagggaggtgaagcagGCTTTGAGTAGGGTGATCAGAAGGAAGCTCTCACATGAGTGAACATGGAGAACTCTACTGAGGCATAAATAAGCAGTCATGAGGTAGTTGAAATGTCAATGTACATTGACTCTCAAATTGATGACAATATGTAGTCAAGATGGAATTGCATACAGAAAAGGTAAATGGAATGTCTAGCATTTCTAGGTGTTATAAGGGAATGGTGAACAGATTGGACACTAGACCTGGAACCATGATGCTAAATTGGCTTTTGTGGTATCAGTGGATATAATTGTTTGTTATATAATCtaatgtgttcttctgtgaaacCAGATGGACAAATATGACTAAGTGGTTAGTATTTAGGACTCTGTATCTGTGTTATCCCTTTTGGTTAACACATTTTAATGTGAGAATTGAAATTACAATATCCATTGTTAtcataattaatatattttgtaaaatttaacTTAGGGTAATGATAACTCAATTGAAAAAGCAAATGATAACCCACATAATTATTAAGGAGAATTTCTTGGAGACATGTCATGGTTACTCTTCTCCATGCATGGAGATGCATAAATAATTAAAGCCAATAACAAAAAGTAAGcacaaattaaaagaaataaagtaattgATATTTCACCAGAGATATCTAGAAATCTATCTCCAGATAAAGAAATCAG encodes the following:
- the LOC101438140 gene encoding olfactory receptor 12D1-like, with protein sequence MLNQTSVTEFFLLGVTDIHELQPLLFILFLTIYICNVAGNGAILMIIISDPRLHSPMYFFLGNLSCLDICYSSVTLPKMLENLVSSHKAISFLGCISQLHFFHFLGSTEALLLGMMALDRFVAICKPLHYTVIMNHWLCIQMASIIWVIGFFHALLHSIMTSRLNFCGSNHIHHFFCDIKPLLELACGNIDLNQWLLNTVTGTIAMGPFFLTLLSYFYILIYLFYKTYSCSVLQKALSTCASHFMVVILFYAPVLFTYIRPASGSSMDQDAVIAIMYSVVTPVLNPLIYTLRNREVKQALSRVIRRKLSHE